The Geobacter sp. AOG2 genome includes a window with the following:
- the alaS gene encoding alanine--tRNA ligase gives MTGNEIRARFFKFFADRGHTVVPSSGIIPKNDPTLMFTNAGMNQFKDCFLGMEKREYTRACSSQKCVRAGGKHNDLENVGRTARHHTFFEMLGNFSFGDYFKKEAIAFAWEFLTRDLGLDKNRLYVSVYTDDDEAADIWHLQEGVPRERIFRFGEKDNFWSMGDTGPCGPCSEIFYDQGPEAGCGSPECTVGCDCDRYMEIWNNVFMQFNRSSDGVLTPLPKPSVDTGMGLERISAVMQGVISNYDTDLLQGIIRHVERLSGKKYRANEKDDVSMRVIADHSRATTFLICDGALPSNEGRGYVLRRIMRRAARHAKMLGFAEPMLYHTVDAVRDMMGDAYPELLEREAYIKKVVLAEEQRFAETLDRGLAILNDEVASLRGAGKNIIPGDILFKLYDTYGFPTDLTADIVESEGFTIDEAGFETCMGKQREQAREHWKGSGEEGIAQVFKELHNRGVRSTFVGYDEMSVYGPVLAIVRNGVEVDSAVAGDSVGVITETTSFYGDSGGQKGDEGTISTGNAHLEVRATSRPYPDLIVHHGVVKEGVLNRGDAADLKVAQPTRSATARNHTATHLLQSALRQVLGDHVKQAGSLVSADRLRFDFTHFLAMTTEEISRVEDLVNAYIMNNDQVVTNQMQIAEAIEAGATALFDEKYGDTVRVVRVGDVSMELCGGTHVRASGDIGLFKIVAETGIAAGVRRIEALTGTGALAFVRQVEDEQRAMASLLKAEGGNPLERLERLLSRQKELQREIESLQGKLNAAASGDLLAQAVEVQGMKLLAVKVPVEDVKALRDLSDTLKDRIGEGVVVLGAAIGGKANLLVAVTKGLVATVKAGDIIKQLAPLIGGSGGGKPELAQAGGSQPERLEEALSAAARILSGLTGL, from the coding sequence ATGACAGGGAATGAGATTCGCGCACGTTTTTTCAAGTTTTTTGCCGACCGGGGCCACACGGTGGTGCCAAGTTCGGGCATCATCCCCAAGAATGACCCGACCCTGATGTTTACCAACGCTGGGATGAACCAGTTCAAGGACTGTTTCCTCGGTATGGAAAAGCGGGAGTACACCCGGGCGTGCAGTTCGCAGAAATGCGTGCGCGCCGGCGGCAAACACAACGACCTGGAAAATGTAGGGCGCACGGCCCGCCACCATACCTTCTTCGAGATGCTGGGCAACTTCTCCTTTGGCGATTATTTCAAGAAGGAGGCAATCGCTTTTGCCTGGGAGTTTCTGACCAGGGATCTGGGACTTGACAAGAACCGTCTGTATGTGTCCGTGTACACGGACGACGACGAGGCCGCCGACATCTGGCACCTTCAGGAGGGGGTCCCCCGAGAGCGGATCTTCCGTTTCGGTGAGAAAGACAACTTCTGGTCCATGGGGGACACCGGTCCCTGCGGCCCCTGCTCGGAGATCTTCTACGATCAGGGACCCGAGGCGGGGTGCGGCAGCCCAGAGTGCACCGTCGGCTGCGACTGCGACCGCTACATGGAGATTTGGAACAACGTCTTCATGCAGTTCAACCGATCGAGCGACGGCGTCCTGACGCCGTTGCCTAAACCGTCGGTGGACACGGGCATGGGGCTTGAACGTATTTCGGCGGTTATGCAGGGGGTCATTTCCAACTACGACACCGACCTGCTGCAAGGAATTATCCGGCATGTGGAGCGCCTCTCGGGTAAGAAATACCGGGCCAACGAGAAGGACGACGTTTCCATGCGGGTCATTGCCGATCACTCGCGGGCGACAACCTTCCTGATCTGCGACGGGGCCTTGCCGAGCAACGAGGGACGCGGCTACGTGCTGCGCCGCATCATGCGTCGCGCCGCCCGCCATGCCAAGATGCTCGGTTTTGCCGAGCCCATGCTCTACCATACGGTGGATGCGGTCCGCGACATGATGGGTGACGCCTACCCGGAACTGTTGGAGCGGGAGGCCTATATCAAAAAGGTCGTTCTGGCCGAGGAACAACGCTTCGCGGAAACCCTTGACCGTGGTTTGGCCATACTGAACGATGAGGTCGCCTCTTTGCGTGGGGCCGGGAAGAACATTATCCCGGGCGACATCCTTTTCAAGCTGTACGACACCTATGGCTTCCCCACCGATCTGACCGCAGATATCGTGGAGAGCGAGGGCTTCACCATCGACGAGGCCGGCTTCGAGACCTGCATGGGGAAACAGCGGGAACAGGCCCGGGAACACTGGAAGGGATCGGGAGAGGAGGGGATCGCCCAGGTATTCAAGGAGCTTCACAACCGCGGGGTGCGTAGCACTTTTGTGGGGTACGACGAGATGTCGGTCTACGGGCCGGTACTTGCTATCGTCCGGAACGGCGTCGAGGTAGACTCTGCAGTCGCCGGCGACTCTGTCGGGGTGATCACGGAAACGACCTCCTTCTACGGCGACTCCGGGGGGCAGAAGGGGGATGAAGGGACTATCTCCACCGGCAACGCCCATCTGGAGGTGCGGGCCACCAGTCGTCCCTACCCGGATCTGATCGTACACCACGGTGTGGTGAAGGAGGGCGTGCTCAATAGGGGGGACGCCGCAGACCTGAAGGTGGCCCAACCCACCCGGAGTGCCACGGCCCGCAATCATACCGCCACCCACCTTCTCCAGTCGGCCCTGCGCCAGGTCCTGGGCGATCATGTCAAGCAAGCCGGGTCCCTGGTTTCCGCTGATCGCCTCCGCTTTGACTTCACCCACTTCTTGGCCATGACCACCGAAGAGATAAGCCGGGTCGAGGATTTGGTCAACGCCTACATCATGAACAACGATCAGGTGGTTACAAACCAGATGCAGATAGCGGAAGCCATCGAGGCCGGGGCCACGGCGTTGTTCGACGAGAAGTACGGCGACACGGTGCGGGTGGTCAGGGTCGGGGACGTCAGCATGGAGTTGTGCGGCGGTACCCATGTGCGTGCGTCCGGAGACATCGGGCTGTTCAAGATCGTCGCCGAAACCGGCATCGCTGCCGGTGTGCGCCGCATCGAAGCGTTGACCGGCACCGGTGCCCTTGCCTTTGTCCGGCAGGTTGAGGACGAACAGCGAGCCATGGCCTCGCTGCTCAAGGCCGAGGGGGGCAATCCCCTGGAACGGCTGGAACGACTCCTCTCCCGCCAGAAGGAGTTGCAGCGGGAGATCGAATCCCTGCAGGGCAAGCTCAACGCTGCCGCCTCGGGCGACCTGCTTGCGCAGGCTGTGGAGGTGCAGGGCATGAAGCTGTTGGCCGTCAAGGTGCCGGTGGAGGATGTCAAGGCCCTGCGCGATCTCTCAGATACGCTGAAGGACCGTATCGGAGAAGGAGTCGTGGTCCTGGGCGCAGCCATCGGGGGCAAGGCCAATCTCCTGGTGGCGGTCACTAAAGGTCTGGTTGCCACCGTGAAGGCAGGTGATATAATCAAACAGCTGGCCCCCCTCATCGGAGGCAGTGGCGGTGGGAAACCCGAACTGGCCCAGGCTGGCGGCTCCCAGCCTGAAAGGTTGGAAGAGGCCTTGTCTGCCGCCGCCCGGATACTGTCGGGGTTGACTGGACTATAA
- a CDS encoding type IV pilus twitching motility protein PilT, which produces MDLDEILTIAVKAKGSDIHIKTGLPPIVRIDGRLHPIPNTQRLSPDVVVDMCQGMMNDRQRRLFEENSEVDLAYAVPGLGRFRVSAYRQRGTVAMVFRTISFTIPTLDGLNLPPVLKKICQEERGLILVTGTTGSGKSSTLAAMIDYINQNRTANIITIEDPVEFLHRDNKSIISQREVGTDTPSFSAALKGALRQDPDVILVGEMRDYETIETAMTAAETGHLVMSTLHTMDAAETINRIIGVFPPYHQRQVRIQLSSIIKGVLSQRLVPRADGKGRVPAVEVMLGTARVKEYIDDKEKTKQLHDAISQGYVTYGMQTFDQSLMKLYTAGLISYDEALRQSTNPDDFALKVSGISSTSDASWDSFESQEEDSGEVRKLDIEKF; this is translated from the coding sequence ATGGATCTGGACGAAATTCTGACTATCGCTGTCAAAGCTAAGGGTTCGGATATTCACATCAAAACCGGCCTGCCGCCCATTGTGCGCATCGACGGTCGGCTGCACCCCATTCCCAACACCCAGCGCCTCTCGCCGGATGTGGTCGTGGACATGTGCCAGGGTATGATGAACGACCGCCAGCGACGCCTTTTCGAGGAAAACTCGGAGGTGGACCTGGCCTATGCCGTGCCGGGGTTGGGGCGCTTCAGGGTCAGCGCCTACCGACAGCGCGGCACGGTGGCCATGGTCTTCCGTACCATCTCCTTCACCATACCGACGCTGGATGGTTTGAACCTGCCGCCGGTCCTGAAGAAGATCTGCCAGGAGGAGCGCGGCCTCATCCTGGTGACCGGCACCACCGGTTCGGGCAAGTCGAGCACCCTAGCGGCCATGATCGACTACATCAACCAGAACCGGACCGCCAATATCATCACCATCGAAGACCCGGTGGAGTTTCTCCACCGGGATAATAAAAGCATCATCAGCCAACGGGAGGTCGGCACCGACACGCCGAGTTTCTCCGCGGCGCTCAAGGGCGCCCTGCGCCAGGACCCGGACGTCATCCTGGTGGGGGAGATGCGCGATTACGAGACCATAGAAACCGCCATGACCGCCGCCGAGACCGGCCACCTGGTCATGTCGACCCTGCACACCATGGACGCGGCCGAGACCATCAACCGTATCATCGGTGTCTTTCCCCCGTATCATCAGCGCCAGGTACGTATCCAGTTGTCCAGCATCATCAAGGGGGTACTCTCCCAGCGACTGGTGCCGCGGGCCGACGGCAAGGGACGCGTTCCTGCCGTTGAGGTCATGCTCGGTACGGCCAGGGTCAAGGAGTACATCGACGACAAGGAAAAGACCAAGCAACTTCACGATGCCATCTCCCAGGGGTATGTCACTTACGGCATGCAGACCTTCGACCAATCGCTGATGAAGCTCTATACCGCCGGGTTGATCAGCTACGACGAGGCCTTGCGCCAGAGTACGAACCCGGACGATTTCGCCCTCAAGGTGTCCGGTATTTCCTCCACCTCGGACGCCTCATGGGACAGCTTCGAGTCACAGGAGGAAGATTCAGGGGAAGTCCGGAAGCTCGACATTGAAAAATTCTGA
- a CDS encoding hybrid sensor histidine kinase/response regulator, translating into MTVQKLDNEEPHPLHTQETVLVVDDERVIRELCEKVLREYRILQAGSCAEALQIYQREHCDLILTDVMMPGGSGIDLLSQVKTLDPNAVVIIMTGFSQKEIILNALREGADDFINKPLNLLQLRTSVEKSLAKKRLKEELASLKRLDRFKSNFLSLISHKLRTPITAISLFLQNAEQGVYDQNDQAFHQNIKLVNNEVEYLGRLVSDLLSFSKVMEGREGLSLEPCDLNSILVEVIGEAQCKEGIETEFHALPLPILQLDRGKITFAFQQVIGNAYKFSGETGHVSITLCNTGDAVRVVVADTGIGIPREELSKVFEKFYQADPDNAGQVRGFGLGLFYALEFVRQHGGSITIDSEPQRGSTVTVTLPLQ; encoded by the coding sequence ATGACTGTGCAGAAGCTGGATAACGAGGAGCCCCATCCGTTGCATACGCAGGAAACGGTCCTTGTCGTGGATGATGAACGGGTTATCCGCGAATTGTGCGAAAAGGTCCTCAGGGAATACCGCATTCTTCAGGCCGGCAGTTGCGCAGAGGCGCTGCAAATCTACCAAAGGGAACATTGTGACCTGATTCTGACCGATGTGATGATGCCGGGCGGGTCGGGGATTGATCTGCTCAGCCAGGTAAAGACGCTGGACCCCAATGCAGTCGTGATCATCATGACCGGGTTTTCCCAGAAGGAGATCATCCTCAATGCCCTCAGGGAGGGGGCGGACGACTTTATCAACAAACCCCTCAACCTGTTGCAGCTCCGGACCTCCGTGGAAAAGTCCCTGGCGAAAAAGCGGCTCAAGGAGGAGTTGGCCAGTCTCAAACGTCTTGACCGTTTCAAAAGTAATTTCCTTTCGTTGATCTCCCACAAGCTGCGGACTCCGATCACCGCCATCTCACTTTTTCTGCAGAATGCGGAACAGGGTGTCTACGATCAGAACGACCAAGCCTTTCACCAAAATATAAAACTCGTCAATAATGAGGTCGAGTATTTGGGACGTCTGGTGTCGGACCTGCTCTCTTTCAGCAAGGTCATGGAAGGGCGCGAGGGGTTGAGTCTCGAACCGTGCGATCTGAACAGTATTCTGGTGGAAGTCATAGGGGAAGCACAGTGCAAGGAGGGGATCGAAACCGAGTTCCACGCCCTGCCGTTGCCTATATTGCAGCTTGACCGGGGGAAGATCACCTTTGCTTTTCAGCAGGTCATTGGAAACGCCTACAAGTTTTCCGGCGAAACCGGTCATGTGTCCATCACACTATGCAACACCGGGGACGCTGTTCGCGTTGTCGTCGCCGATACCGGCATCGGCATCCCCCGGGAGGAGTTGTCCAAGGTTTTCGAAAAATTCTATCAGGCAGACCCGGACAATGCTGGGCAAGTGCGGGGATTCGGGTTGGGCCTGTTCTACGCCCTCGAGTTTGTGCGTCAGCATGGAGGAAGTATCACCATTGACAGCGAGCCGCAGCGGGGGAGTACAGTAACGGTCACGTTGCCGTTGCAATAA
- a CDS encoding regulatory protein RecX, with the protein MKNSELSSPERAFQEALKLLAVRDYTTAKMREKLTRRGLDEAAIEEAVARLVNEGWLNDRSFAEHFAEIAVSGGRFFGPRLRLELRRRGVPAGLIDEVLGRIRHEHDEQVGLRGVMERRFPGFSFSVATDREKRRVIAFLQRRGFGLGTIMKVLKVDEIE; encoded by the coding sequence TTGAAAAATTCTGAGTTGTCGTCCCCGGAACGAGCCTTCCAGGAGGCCCTCAAGCTGCTCGCCGTACGCGATTACACAACGGCGAAGATGCGGGAGAAACTAACCCGCCGGGGATTGGACGAAGCGGCAATCGAGGAGGCTGTGGCCCGCCTGGTGAACGAAGGGTGGCTTAATGACCGCAGTTTTGCCGAGCACTTTGCCGAGATTGCCGTGAGCGGTGGGCGCTTTTTTGGCCCACGCCTGCGGCTTGAACTGCGCCGCCGAGGGGTTCCGGCCGGGCTTATCGATGAGGTTCTGGGGCGTATCCGCCACGAACACGACGAACAGGTCGGCCTGCGTGGCGTTATGGAGCGGCGGTTTCCCGGATTTTCCTTTTCCGTGGCGACGGATCGCGAAAAACGCCGGGTAATCGCCTTTTTGCAGCGGCGCGGGTTTGGACTCGGGACGATCATGAAGGTGCTGAAGGTTGATGAAATCGAGTAA
- the recA gene encoding recombinase RecA: MQEKNKAIELALSQIEKQFGKGAIMRLGNDEALPGVEAISTGAISLDMALGVGGVPRGRVVEIYGPESSGKTTLALHIVAEAQKTGGIAAFVDAEHALDIGYARKLGVKTDDLLVSQPDTGEQALEITETLVRSGAIDILVIDSVAALVPKAEIEGEMGDSHVGLQARLMSQALRKLTGIISKSNCCVIFINQIRMKIGVMFGNPETTTGGNALKFYASVRMDIRKIATLKQGDQVIGSRTRVKVVKNKVAPPFKEVEFDILYGEGISRTGDVLDLAVEKGIIEKSGAWFSYGKERIAQGRENSRTWLTEHPETLAEIEGKLLALVKGTVPAETA, translated from the coding sequence ATGCAGGAAAAAAACAAGGCGATTGAACTGGCCCTGAGTCAGATCGAGAAACAGTTCGGCAAGGGCGCCATCATGCGTTTGGGCAATGACGAGGCGTTGCCGGGCGTGGAGGCGATCTCGACCGGCGCCATATCCCTGGACATGGCCTTGGGGGTCGGTGGGGTGCCCCGCGGACGGGTGGTGGAGATCTACGGTCCGGAATCCTCCGGAAAGACCACCCTGGCGCTGCATATCGTGGCCGAAGCCCAGAAGACTGGCGGTATTGCGGCCTTTGTGGATGCGGAGCACGCCCTGGACATCGGCTATGCCCGCAAGCTGGGGGTCAAGACCGACGACCTGCTGGTATCCCAACCCGATACCGGTGAACAGGCACTGGAAATCACCGAAACCCTGGTGCGCAGCGGTGCCATTGATATACTGGTAATTGACTCGGTGGCGGCTCTGGTGCCCAAGGCCGAGATCGAGGGCGAGATGGGAGACTCCCATGTAGGGCTCCAGGCCCGGCTCATGTCCCAGGCCCTGCGCAAACTGACCGGCATCATCAGCAAGTCAAACTGCTGCGTTATCTTCATCAACCAAATCCGCATGAAGATCGGCGTCATGTTCGGCAACCCCGAAACGACGACCGGCGGGAACGCACTCAAATTTTATGCTTCGGTGCGCATGGATATCCGCAAGATTGCCACCCTCAAACAAGGGGACCAAGTAATTGGTTCCCGTACCCGCGTCAAGGTGGTCAAGAATAAGGTCGCCCCCCCCTTCAAAGAGGTCGAATTCGACATCCTCTACGGCGAAGGAATCTCCCGTACCGGAGACGTGCTCGACCTGGCGGTGGAAAAGGGGATCATCGAAAAGAGCGGCGCTTGGTTCTCATACGGCAAGGAGCGGATCGCCCAAGGGCGCGAAAATTCTCGCACCTGGCTGACCGAACACCCTGAAACCCTGGCCGAGATCGAAGGGAAGCTGCTGGCGCTGGTCAAGGGAACGGTGCCCGCCGAAACAGCCTGA
- a CDS encoding acetylornithine transaminase, whose amino-acid sequence MNTQQWIEKSDKYIMKTYGRYPIVPVRGQGCRLWDADGKEYLDFLGGVAVNNLGHCHPAVVAALQKQAAELIHCSNYYQIPQQIELAELLCSHSFADKAFFCNSGAEANEAAIKLARKYSRDKFGPERYEIITAAESFHGRTMATVSATGQEKVQRFFDPLLHGFKHVPFDDVSALEAAVTANTCAVMLEPIQGEGGVNVPSPGYFQEVRRICDQLGLILIFDEVQVGMGRTGKLFAYEHFDVLPDIMTLAKALAGGAPIGTMLARDEFAAAFVPGTHGSTFGGNPLVCAAAIATVRTILEEGILNRTEEIGEYLVGELESLGRKYPFVREVRGIGLMIGMGLSVPGAEIVKKGHSRGLLLNVTHDTVLRFVPPLVVSKQEINTMIAILDGIFAEVEA is encoded by the coding sequence ATGAACACACAACAATGGATAGAAAAGTCGGATAAATACATCATGAAGACCTATGGCCGCTACCCCATCGTGCCGGTTAGGGGACAGGGATGCCGCCTGTGGGATGCCGACGGCAAGGAATATCTGGATTTTCTTGGGGGGGTCGCCGTCAACAACCTGGGGCATTGTCATCCTGCCGTCGTCGCCGCCCTGCAGAAACAGGCTGCCGAGTTGATCCACTGTTCCAACTACTACCAGATCCCGCAGCAGATTGAACTGGCCGAACTGTTGTGCAGCCATTCGTTTGCCGACAAGGCCTTTTTCTGCAACTCAGGAGCGGAGGCCAACGAAGCGGCCATCAAACTGGCCAGGAAGTACAGCCGTGACAAGTTCGGCCCCGAGCGCTACGAGATCATTACCGCAGCCGAGTCGTTCCACGGCCGCACCATGGCTACCGTCTCCGCTACCGGCCAGGAGAAGGTGCAGCGTTTCTTCGATCCGTTGCTACACGGCTTCAAGCACGTGCCTTTCGACGATGTCTCCGCCTTGGAGGCGGCCGTCACGGCCAACACCTGCGCCGTTATGCTGGAGCCGATTCAGGGCGAAGGGGGCGTCAACGTGCCGTCGCCCGGTTATTTCCAGGAAGTGCGGCGCATCTGCGACCAACTCGGCCTGATCCTGATCTTCGACGAGGTGCAGGTGGGCATGGGGCGTACCGGCAAGCTCTTTGCTTACGAACACTTCGATGTGCTTCCCGACATCATGACCCTGGCCAAGGCCCTGGCCGGTGGGGCGCCCATCGGCACCATGCTGGCCAGGGACGAGTTTGCCGCCGCCTTCGTGCCCGGCACCCACGGCTCCACCTTCGGGGGCAATCCCCTGGTTTGCGCGGCGGCCATCGCCACGGTCCGCACCATCCTGGAGGAGGGGATTCTCAACCGCACCGAGGAAATCGGCGAGTATCTGGTTGGAGAGCTGGAGTCTCTGGGGCGGAAATATCCTTTTGTCAGGGAGGTGCGCGGCATCGGCCTGATGATCGGCATGGGCCTGTCTGTCCCCGGCGCCGAGATCGTCAAGAAGGGGCACAGCCGCGGCCTGCTGCTCAACGTTACCCACGACACGGTGCTGCGTTTCGTACCGCCGCTGGTGGTGTCCAAACAGGAAATCAATACGATGATTGCAATTCTCGACGGCATTTTTGCCGAGGTCGAGGCATAA
- the argB gene encoding acetylglutamate kinase — translation MEHLIGKANTLMEALPYIRRFSGKTFVIKYGGHAMADERLKASFALDVIMLKSLGINAVIVHGGGPQINQTLQRYGIVSEFVRGMRVTDAETMSVVEMVLVGQVNKEVVGYLNQHGGRAVGLSGKDGTLLLSKKLLQEVKAEDGSHEMVDIGYVGDVVKVNTDLIKTLEGGNYLPVIAPVGVGPEGESYNINADLVAGRVAAALHAEKLILLTDIAGVKDSNGTLLGSIAVADMHRLIEEEAITGGMIPKVVCCADALNEGVRKAHIIDGRVEHAVLLEIFTDGGIGTEIVR, via the coding sequence ATGGAACACCTGATTGGAAAAGCCAATACGCTGATGGAGGCGCTGCCGTACATCAGGCGCTTTTCGGGAAAGACCTTTGTCATTAAATACGGCGGTCATGCCATGGCGGACGAAAGGCTGAAGGCCTCATTCGCCCTGGATGTGATCATGCTTAAATCTTTGGGGATCAACGCGGTCATCGTGCATGGCGGCGGCCCGCAGATAAACCAGACCCTTCAGCGCTATGGGATCGTCTCCGAATTTGTCCGCGGCATGCGGGTGACCGATGCCGAGACCATGTCGGTGGTGGAGATGGTACTGGTCGGCCAGGTGAACAAGGAGGTCGTCGGCTACCTGAACCAACATGGCGGTCGTGCGGTGGGGCTTTCCGGTAAGGACGGAACGCTGCTCTTGTCCAAGAAACTGCTTCAAGAGGTCAAGGCGGAGGACGGCTCCCACGAGATGGTGGATATCGGCTATGTGGGGGATGTGGTCAAGGTCAACACCGACCTGATCAAAACCCTGGAAGGCGGGAACTACCTGCCGGTGATCGCCCCGGTGGGGGTTGGCCCGGAAGGGGAAAGCTACAACATTAACGCCGATCTGGTGGCTGGCCGGGTGGCGGCGGCCCTACACGCCGAGAAATTGATCCTGCTGACCGATATCGCAGGGGTCAAGGACAGCAACGGTACCCTGCTCGGCAGCATCGCCGTGGCCGATATGCACCGTTTGATCGAGGAAGAGGCCATCACCGGCGGCATGATACCCAAGGTGGTCTGCTGCGCCGATGCCTTGAACGAAGGGGTCAGGAAGGCCCATATCATCGATGGCCGGGTCGAGCACGCCGTGTTGCTGGAGATATTTACCGACGGCGGCATCGGTACGGAAATCGTGAGATGA
- a CDS encoding argininosuccinate synthase, producing the protein MAKTQKQEIKKIVLAYSGGLDTSIILKWLKNEYGCKVVAFSADLGQGDELAPIREKALATGADKVYIDDLREEFVRDFVFPMFRANAIYEGHYLLGTSIARPLIAKRQMEIAAKEKCDAVSHGATGKGNDQVRFELAYYHFNPAIKVVAPWREWDLNSRQALIEYAKKNGIPIPVTKKRPWSSDRNMLHISFEGGILEDTWAEAPEEMYVLTTPPEKAPNKPQYVEIEFKNGNAVAVDGEKMTPAQLLAHLNFLGGQHGIGRVDLLENRSVGMKSRGVYETPGGTILREAHSAVEQITMDREVLRIRDSLIPEYARQIYAGYWFSPERQMLQTLIDDSQKCVNGVARVKLYKGLCRTVGRKSETDSLFNLDFATFEKDQVFNQADAEGFIKINSLRLRIRSLMQANRKK; encoded by the coding sequence ATGGCAAAAACTCAGAAACAGGAAATCAAGAAGATCGTCCTGGCCTATTCGGGTGGCCTGGATACCTCCATCATCCTCAAATGGCTTAAAAACGAGTATGGTTGCAAGGTGGTGGCCTTTTCGGCCGACCTGGGGCAGGGGGACGAACTGGCCCCGATCCGTGAGAAGGCTCTGGCCACCGGCGCCGACAAGGTCTACATCGACGACCTGAGGGAAGAATTCGTGCGGGATTTCGTATTCCCCATGTTCCGCGCCAATGCCATCTACGAAGGGCATTATCTGTTGGGTACCTCCATCGCCCGGCCGCTTATCGCCAAACGTCAGATGGAGATCGCCGCCAAAGAAAAATGTGATGCCGTCTCCCACGGCGCCACCGGCAAGGGGAACGATCAAGTCCGTTTCGAACTGGCCTACTACCACTTCAACCCCGCCATCAAGGTCGTCGCCCCCTGGCGCGAATGGGACCTGAACAGCCGCCAGGCCTTGATCGAATACGCCAAGAAGAATGGCATCCCGATCCCGGTCACCAAAAAGCGCCCTTGGTCTTCCGACCGCAACATGCTGCATATCTCCTTTGAGGGCGGCATTCTGGAGGATACCTGGGCCGAAGCGCCCGAGGAGATGTATGTATTGACCACGCCGCCGGAAAAGGCCCCCAATAAGCCGCAGTACGTGGAGATCGAGTTCAAGAACGGCAACGCCGTGGCGGTGGACGGCGAGAAGATGACGCCGGCTCAGTTGCTGGCCCACCTCAACTTCCTGGGGGGGCAGCACGGTATCGGCCGGGTGGACCTGCTGGAAAACCGTTCGGTGGGTATGAAGTCCCGCGGCGTCTACGAGACCCCCGGTGGCACCATCCTGCGCGAGGCCCACTCGGCGGTGGAACAGATCACCATGGACCGCGAAGTCCTGCGCATCCGTGATAGCCTGATTCCCGAGTATGCCCGGCAGATCTACGCCGGTTACTGGTTTTCCCCCGAGCGCCAGATGCTCCAGACGCTGATCGACGATTCCCAAAAGTGCGTCAACGGCGTGGCCCGCGTCAAGCTGTACAAGGGGCTCTGCCGCACCGTGGGACGCAAGTCCGAGACCGATTCACTCTTCAATCTGGATTTTGCAACTTTCGAGAAGGATCAGGTATTCAACCAGGCTGACGCCGAAGGCTTCATCAAGATCAATTCCCTGCGGCTCAGGATCAGGTCGCTGATGCAGGCCAACCGGAAGAAATAG
- the argF gene encoding ornithine carbamoyltransferase encodes MARHFLALHDYSEIELYSMLTLARELKEKQKQGLPHRLLDGKTLAMIFEKSSTRTRISFEVGVFQLGGHGLFISNRDSQIGRGEPIKDTARVMSRYCDGVMIRTFGQEIVDEFARYSSVPVINGLTDLFHPCQIMADLLTVMEHKGTYEGLKFAWVGDGNNMANTWIEAAAIFGFDLALACPTSYRPDQAVLAWADAKAPGRITLTDGPRAAVRDADVLNTDVWASMGQEAEQKERERAFAGYCLDDALLALAKPDAIVLHCLPAHRGEEIADSVIEGKNSVVWDEAENRLHVQKAIMATLMG; translated from the coding sequence ATGGCGCGACATTTTTTGGCGCTGCACGATTACAGCGAGATTGAACTCTACAGCATGCTCACCCTGGCGCGAGAGTTGAAGGAGAAACAGAAACAGGGCCTCCCCCACCGGCTTCTGGACGGCAAAACCCTGGCCATGATCTTCGAGAAGTCCTCCACCCGGACCCGCATCTCCTTCGAGGTGGGGGTGTTTCAACTGGGTGGGCACGGCCTCTTCATCTCCAACAGGGATTCCCAGATCGGGCGAGGCGAGCCTATCAAGGATACGGCACGAGTCATGTCCCGCTACTGCGACGGCGTGATGATCCGAACCTTCGGCCAGGAGATCGTGGACGAGTTTGCCCGGTATTCATCCGTGCCGGTCATCAACGGACTGACCGACCTGTTCCATCCCTGCCAGATCATGGCCGACCTGCTGACGGTCATGGAACACAAGGGTACCTACGAGGGGCTCAAGTTCGCCTGGGTGGGAGACGGTAACAACATGGCCAACACCTGGATCGAGGCTGCCGCCATCTTCGGATTCGACCTGGCCCTGGCCTGCCCTACGAGTTACCGGCCGGACCAGGCGGTGCTGGCCTGGGCCGATGCCAAGGCCCCCGGCAGGATCACTCTGACGGACGGCCCGAGGGCGGCGGTCAGGGATGCCGATGTGCTCAACACCGATGTGTGGGCGAGCATGGGGCAGGAGGCGGAACAGAAGGAGCGGGAGAGGGCATTTGCCGGCTACTGCCTGGATGACGCTTTGCTGGCCCTGGCCAAACCCGACGCCATCGTCCTGCACTGTCTCCCCGCCCATCGTGGTGAAGAGATTGCCGACTCGGTTATCGAAGGGAAGAATTCGGTGGTTTGGGACGAGGCTGAGAACCGATTACATGTGCAGAAGGCGATCATGGCGACACTCATGGGGTAG